In Thermodesulforhabdus norvegica, a single window of DNA contains:
- a CDS encoding FAD-dependent oxidoreductase — MDERIKAEALEALREGFDGVLGLKEINGVVRPYLFRNAEELDELVTEWKRDKGVPPLFSLIQGQPPKYNLSKTLRLMLKKRPDLRLAAILRGCDVRALRALEKKGEINLDRLRVINIVCSMEQAEACNCAKPVYNTFQCTGCWSCVEACPENAISRINICPLLIPSEYDEGLSYRKAIYIKYPQAVPLKAVRDDSRCLKLTGRQECKGCEYICQAQAVVHDDREQKETLEVGAIVLAPGFRTFQPQGLEEYVYSGHPNVVTSIEFERLLSASGPTRGHLIRPSDHREPKKIAWFQCVGSRDINHCDNGYCSAVCCMYAIKQAVIAKEHAGRDLDTAIFFMDMRTHGKDFERYYNRARQEHGVRFIRSRVHSVNVLPGTGDLELAYVTDDGSVVQETFDMVVLSVGLEITEEMREFAEKLGVELNENGFCRTSVFEPVATSRPGIYVCGVFQGPKDIPQSVMEASAAAADVGRLLSPARGSLIREVEVPPQRDVRNEPPRIGVFVCHCGINIAGTVDVQAVRDYAKTLPYVEYVADNLYTCSQDTQALMREAIKEHNLNRVVVAACTPRTHEPLFQETLESAGLNKYLFEMANIRNQDSWIHDDREAATEKAKDLVRMAVAKAALLEPLDEPVLEVNQEALVVGGGVSGMVAARSLADQGYRVHLVDKSDRLGGTARGLYRTWTGEDVSGYLQELISSVENNPLIKLYLRSEIVDVDGFVGNFRTKIRSRKGNGSGSEEVIEISHGVAIIAVGAHELKPEEYRYGDDPRIVTHLELDELFRVEDPKLAEVGTAVFIQCVGSREPNRPYCSRVCCTHTLESALELKRRNPDCNVFVLYRDMRSYGERESLYLKAREAGVIFVRFDLDNKPVVMLDNGRIIVEVVDHVLRKPIRLEADLVALAAAIVPGDYNKIAQYFKVPLNEDGFFVEAHAKLRPVDFATDGVFVCGLAHYPKSIDESIAQAKAAAARAVTVLAKGTLRFPGTVARTDQMLCSSCGTCVSICPYSAPRFNDKGKAEINPALCKGCGLCVASCRSGAIHLMGFDDAHIFSMIECA; from the coding sequence ATGGACGAGAGGATAAAAGCGGAAGCCCTTGAAGCCCTTAGAGAAGGGTTCGACGGGGTTCTTGGACTCAAAGAGATCAACGGGGTAGTCAGACCTTATCTTTTTCGTAATGCAGAAGAACTCGACGAGCTCGTTACAGAGTGGAAGCGCGATAAGGGGGTTCCGCCGCTTTTTTCTCTAATTCAGGGACAGCCGCCCAAGTATAATCTTTCAAAAACCTTGCGCCTCATGCTTAAAAAGCGGCCCGATCTGCGGCTGGCGGCAATTCTCAGGGGGTGTGATGTCAGGGCTTTAAGGGCTCTTGAGAAAAAAGGCGAGATCAACCTTGACCGACTGCGTGTGATAAACATTGTCTGCTCGATGGAACAGGCGGAAGCCTGTAACTGTGCGAAGCCTGTTTATAATACGTTTCAGTGCACGGGATGCTGGAGCTGTGTTGAGGCCTGTCCTGAAAATGCCATAAGCCGTATTAACATATGTCCGCTTTTGATACCCAGCGAATACGACGAAGGTTTGTCATATCGCAAAGCCATTTACATAAAGTATCCTCAGGCTGTACCGCTCAAGGCCGTGAGAGACGACAGCAGGTGTTTGAAGCTTACGGGTCGCCAGGAGTGTAAGGGGTGTGAATATATTTGTCAGGCTCAGGCTGTTGTGCACGATGATAGGGAGCAAAAGGAAACGCTTGAGGTGGGTGCCATCGTTCTTGCACCCGGATTCAGGACCTTTCAGCCACAGGGTCTTGAAGAATACGTTTACTCCGGGCATCCAAACGTCGTCACATCCATTGAATTTGAGCGGCTCCTTTCTGCTTCCGGCCCTACTCGAGGACATCTTATAAGACCTTCCGACCACAGGGAACCGAAAAAGATCGCCTGGTTTCAATGTGTCGGTTCCCGGGACATAAATCACTGCGATAACGGATACTGTTCGGCCGTTTGTTGTATGTACGCAATTAAACAGGCCGTAATAGCCAAGGAGCATGCCGGACGTGATCTGGACACGGCCATATTCTTCATGGACATGAGGACTCACGGCAAGGACTTTGAGCGTTACTACAACCGTGCCCGGCAGGAACATGGAGTGCGGTTTATACGGTCCAGGGTTCACAGCGTTAATGTCCTTCCCGGCACAGGCGATCTTGAGCTTGCTTATGTGACGGACGACGGCTCGGTTGTACAGGAAACCTTCGACATGGTGGTCCTTTCCGTAGGGCTTGAAATTACAGAGGAGATGCGGGAGTTTGCAGAAAAACTCGGCGTAGAACTCAACGAAAACGGGTTTTGTAGAACCAGTGTCTTTGAGCCCGTTGCTACCAGCAGACCCGGGATTTATGTTTGCGGTGTGTTTCAGGGGCCCAAGGATATACCCCAGTCTGTGATGGAGGCCAGTGCTGCGGCTGCGGATGTGGGGAGGCTCTTGAGCCCTGCACGGGGGAGTCTTATCCGGGAAGTTGAAGTTCCGCCTCAGAGGGATGTTCGTAACGAGCCGCCCAGGATCGGAGTTTTCGTGTGTCACTGCGGTATAAACATAGCCGGTACCGTTGATGTACAGGCGGTTCGAGACTACGCAAAGACGTTGCCCTATGTTGAGTACGTGGCCGATAATCTCTACACATGTTCGCAGGATACACAGGCTCTGATGCGTGAAGCCATAAAGGAGCACAATCTCAACAGGGTTGTCGTTGCTGCCTGTACCCCCCGAACTCACGAGCCTTTGTTTCAGGAGACTCTGGAGAGTGCCGGGTTGAATAAGTATCTCTTTGAGATGGCAAATATCAGAAATCAGGACTCGTGGATTCACGATGACAGGGAAGCAGCCACAGAGAAAGCGAAGGATCTCGTGAGAATGGCGGTGGCCAAGGCAGCTCTGCTGGAGCCTCTGGATGAGCCGGTTCTTGAAGTAAATCAGGAAGCGCTCGTTGTGGGCGGTGGTGTAAGTGGGATGGTTGCCGCTAGAAGCCTTGCCGATCAGGGATACCGGGTCCATCTGGTAGACAAGTCTGATAGGCTGGGTGGAACGGCCCGTGGTCTGTACCGTACCTGGACTGGTGAGGATGTTTCTGGTTATCTGCAAGAACTTATTTCGTCCGTTGAAAACAATCCACTGATAAAGCTCTATCTTCGTTCGGAGATCGTCGATGTTGACGGTTTTGTTGGTAATTTCAGGACGAAAATACGGTCACGGAAGGGTAATGGTTCTGGAAGTGAAGAAGTGATCGAAATTTCTCACGGTGTTGCAATCATTGCCGTAGGCGCTCATGAACTTAAACCGGAAGAGTACCGATACGGTGATGATCCACGGATCGTGACACATCTTGAACTCGATGAGCTTTTCCGGGTGGAGGATCCGAAACTTGCGGAGGTCGGAACCGCCGTGTTTATCCAGTGCGTTGGTTCCCGCGAACCAAATCGTCCTTACTGTAGCAGGGTCTGCTGTACCCATACTCTGGAAAGTGCTCTGGAACTTAAACGCCGAAATCCCGATTGCAATGTCTTTGTGCTTTACAGGGATATGAGGAGCTACGGGGAGCGAGAATCTCTTTATTTAAAAGCCCGTGAAGCGGGGGTTATATTTGTAAGGTTTGATCTGGACAACAAGCCGGTGGTTATGTTGGATAACGGCAGGATAATTGTAGAAGTGGTGGATCATGTGTTGAGGAAACCGATTCGCCTTGAAGCGGATCTTGTAGCTCTGGCCGCTGCCATTGTCCCGGGAGATTATAATAAGATAGCCCAGTATTTTAAGGTCCCCCTCAATGAAGACGGCTTTTTCGTGGAAGCTCACGCCAAGCTCAGGCCTGTTGATTTCGCAACGGACGGTGTGTTCGTCTGCGGCCTGGCTCATTATCCCAAGTCCATAGATGAAAGTATTGCCCAGGCGAAAGCCGCAGCCGCTCGCGCTGTGACCGTTCTTGCCAAAGGGACTCTAAGATTTCCGGGGACTGTTGCGCGAACCGATCAGATGCTTTGCAGTTCCTGTGGGACCTGTGTGAGCATATGTCCTTATTCTGCCCCGCGGTTCAATGACAAAGGCAAGGCAGAAATAAACCCTGCCCTTTGCAAAGGATGCGGCCTTTGTGTAGCATCCTGCCGATCTGGTGCAATACATCTCATGGGATTTGACGATGCCCACATTTTCTCCATGATCGAATGTGCCTGA
- the fdhF gene encoding formate dehydrogenase subunit alpha encodes MRFDSVLTTCPFCGTGCNLFLEVMDNEVLGVSPVKWHPISRGKLCILGRNAHKFIQHPDRLTAPLKRVGNRFERISWEQALDEIAEKITRLRSESGPDALGFFSSAKCTNEENYLMMKLARGVIGTNNVDHCARLCHSSTVTGLAASFGAGAMTNSIPEIPETSCMLVTGSNPTSQHPIIAGWMLEAKERGACLIVIDPRKIPLSQHADLFLQLRPGTNIALFNGMARVILDKGLVNDDFVEARTEGIDELKAKLKDYDLDAVSRITGVERELIEKAAVMYASSPSAMIFYAMGITQHVTGTDNVKAVANLALLTGNVGRPSTGVNPLRGQNNVQGACDMGALPNVLTGYRPVTDSQARLEYARLWGCGDLPDRPGLTIVEMSSAALRGELRGLVIMGENPAVTDPDLNHVKEALSRLDLLVVIDIFMTETAQLADYVLPAATFAEKEGTFTNTDRRVQRVRKAVDPPGEAKADWEILCSLAKALGSKSFEYNSPEEIMNEIRQLTPSYRGITYERLDGGESLQWPCPDENHPGTPYLHAESFPRGKGRFYGVDYVASPEEPDDDYPMILTTGRVPYHWHGGSITRRIDTLNAEIPTGFVDINPDDAAKLGLKDGDVVKVSSRRGSISIKVKVSSEVKPGVIFIPMHFSECAANVLTDHKVLDPYSKIPGFKVCAVRIEKG; translated from the coding sequence ATGCGATTTGACTCTGTCCTTACGACGTGCCCATTTTGTGGGACGGGATGTAATCTTTTTCTCGAAGTGATGGATAATGAAGTGTTAGGTGTCTCGCCGGTAAAGTGGCATCCCATAAGTCGAGGCAAACTCTGTATTCTTGGAAGAAATGCTCATAAATTCATTCAACATCCCGATCGGCTTACGGCTCCTCTCAAAAGGGTTGGAAACCGTTTTGAAAGAATTTCCTGGGAACAGGCTCTGGATGAAATTGCCGAAAAGATTACCAGGCTTCGTAGTGAGTCGGGTCCTGATGCTTTAGGTTTTTTTTCCAGCGCCAAGTGTACCAACGAAGAGAATTATCTGATGATGAAGCTGGCAAGAGGGGTCATCGGAACGAACAATGTTGATCACTGTGCAAGGCTGTGCCACTCCTCTACGGTCACGGGGCTTGCGGCGTCTTTTGGTGCCGGAGCCATGACGAATTCAATCCCGGAGATTCCGGAAACCTCCTGCATGCTTGTTACGGGAAGCAATCCGACGAGCCAGCATCCCATTATTGCGGGTTGGATGCTGGAGGCCAAAGAGCGGGGGGCTTGTCTTATTGTTATAGACCCGAGAAAAATCCCGCTGTCTCAGCATGCCGATCTCTTCCTGCAGTTGCGCCCCGGGACAAACATTGCATTGTTCAACGGCATGGCCCGTGTCATTCTGGACAAAGGACTTGTTAACGACGATTTCGTTGAAGCTCGAACGGAAGGAATTGACGAACTGAAGGCCAAACTAAAAGACTATGACCTCGACGCCGTGAGCCGCATTACCGGCGTGGAGCGTGAACTCATAGAAAAAGCCGCTGTCATGTATGCATCTTCCCCTTCAGCCATGATTTTTTATGCCATGGGAATAACTCAGCACGTCACCGGCACGGATAATGTTAAAGCCGTAGCCAATCTGGCCTTGCTTACGGGGAATGTGGGCAGGCCTTCTACGGGAGTAAATCCTCTTCGGGGTCAGAACAACGTTCAGGGTGCCTGCGACATGGGGGCTTTACCCAACGTTTTGACGGGTTATCGCCCTGTAACTGATTCGCAGGCCAGGCTTGAATATGCTCGCCTCTGGGGCTGTGGCGATCTTCCGGACAGGCCCGGGCTGACCATAGTTGAAATGAGCAGTGCTGCTTTAAGAGGCGAGCTTCGTGGGTTGGTTATTATGGGTGAGAATCCCGCCGTTACCGATCCGGACTTAAACCACGTGAAAGAGGCTCTCTCACGGCTCGATCTACTGGTTGTGATCGATATTTTCATGACCGAAACGGCTCAGCTTGCCGATTATGTGCTTCCCGCCGCAACCTTTGCAGAGAAAGAAGGTACCTTTACGAATACCGACAGGCGGGTTCAGCGGGTAAGAAAGGCCGTTGATCCCCCTGGAGAAGCAAAGGCCGATTGGGAAATATTGTGCAGCCTGGCCAAGGCACTGGGAAGCAAATCCTTTGAATATAACTCGCCCGAAGAGATCATGAACGAGATAAGGCAGTTAACTCCCAGCTATCGTGGCATCACTTACGAAAGACTTGATGGTGGAGAGAGCTTGCAATGGCCCTGTCCTGATGAAAACCATCCCGGGACGCCTTATTTACATGCAGAAAGCTTTCCCCGGGGTAAGGGCAGGTTTTACGGTGTTGACTATGTAGCTTCCCCTGAGGAACCCGACGATGATTATCCCATGATTCTTACCACAGGTAGAGTTCCTTATCACTGGCATGGCGGCAGCATAACCCGTCGCATTGATACCCTTAATGCCGAGATACCGACCGGTTTCGTGGACATCAATCCCGACGATGCGGCAAAGCTCGGTTTGAAAGATGGTGATGTGGTGAAAGTATCGTCGCGACGGGGATCGATTTCGATAAAAGTAAAGGTGTCGTCGGAGGTTAAGCCCGGTGTGATTTTTATACCCATGCATTTTTCCGAATGTGCGGCCAATGTTCTGACGGATCACAAGGTGCTGGATCCTTATTCCAAGATTCCCGGTTTTAAGGTGTGTGCTGTGAGGATCGAAAAGGGGTAG
- a CDS encoding 4Fe-4S dicluster domain-containing protein, giving the protein MTNVAVDRIVDALEARKVVERPTILQKVLLMSPEERSAFWNEQFSKCIRCYGCVEVCPVYLDPPEELSFDKWIARAHVPPEYPDFHLLRAYHVYETCVLCGECEITCPVGIPLKTLQDLTQYFTPGEVFDLIPGAGEDVRRVILEFVQKVGEERVRRIRHAI; this is encoded by the coding sequence ATGACGAACGTGGCCGTTGATCGAATTGTGGACGCCCTTGAGGCCCGTAAGGTGGTTGAAAGACCGACTATCCTGCAGAAGGTGCTTCTCATGAGCCCTGAAGAGCGAAGCGCTTTCTGGAATGAACAGTTTTCCAAATGCATACGCTGCTACGGTTGTGTTGAGGTGTGCCCCGTTTATCTTGATCCTCCAGAAGAACTGAGTTTTGATAAGTGGATAGCTAGAGCTCACGTACCGCCCGAATATCCCGATTTTCATCTATTAAGAGCCTATCACGTTTACGAAACCTGTGTGCTCTGCGGTGAGTGTGAAATTACCTGCCCGGTAGGTATTCCTTTGAAGACCCTTCAGGACCTGACCCAGTATTTCACGCCCGGTGAAGTATTTGACCTGATTCCCGGTGCCGGAGAAGATGTTCGCAGGGTCATTCTGGAATTTGTTCAAAAGGTGGGAGAGGAGCGCGTGAGGAGGATTAGGCATGCGATTTGA
- a CDS encoding ABC transporter ATP-binding protein, whose protein sequence is MFVIEDLQVELAGKLILKHIDMEIKPGETHVLFGPNGSGKTSLLMTIMGFPQYKVVAGKIYFKGIDITNLPIHERARMGIGMSFQRPPTIRGLKIRQMIKLCSGNGEDLDVEALARKVNFQDFLDRDVNDGLSGGEIKRCELLQLMAQNPDLLLFDEPESGVDLENMELVGKTIAQLLGQEIEPGTDKSIRQQKRERRKMGLIITHTGHILEYVTASKGQVLYDGVLSCVENPREILKCIAQVGYEECVRCMIGNNSGNAH, encoded by the coding sequence ATGTTTGTCATCGAAGACCTTCAGGTAGAGCTCGCCGGGAAGCTGATTTTGAAACACATAGATATGGAAATAAAACCCGGAGAAACCCATGTCCTTTTCGGGCCTAACGGCTCCGGCAAGACATCGTTACTGATGACCATTATGGGCTTCCCCCAGTATAAAGTGGTAGCCGGAAAGATTTACTTCAAAGGGATTGACATAACCAACCTGCCCATCCACGAAAGAGCCAGAATGGGGATCGGTATGTCCTTTCAGCGCCCACCCACGATAAGAGGCCTTAAAATACGCCAGATGATTAAGTTGTGCTCGGGAAACGGCGAAGACCTGGATGTGGAAGCTCTTGCCAGAAAGGTTAATTTTCAGGATTTCCTCGACAGAGATGTCAACGATGGTCTCTCCGGCGGAGAAATCAAACGATGCGAGCTATTGCAGCTAATGGCCCAGAACCCCGATCTTTTGCTTTTCGATGAGCCGGAGTCGGGAGTTGACCTGGAAAACATGGAGCTGGTGGGAAAAACGATTGCACAGCTTCTCGGCCAGGAAATCGAGCCGGGAACAGACAAATCCATTCGTCAGCAGAAAAGAGAACGCCGTAAAATGGGGCTTATCATAACTCACACGGGGCATATTCTCGAGTATGTTACGGCTTCAAAGGGTCAGGTACTATATGACGGAGTTTTGAGTTGTGTTGAGAACCCACGGGAAATATTAAAATGTATAGCCCAGGTAGGATATGAGGAATGTGTGCGATGCATGATAGGGAACAATTCAGGGAACGCGCATTAA
- a CDS encoding SufB/SufD family protein, giving the protein MHDREQFRERALKAVNKKAAIGEDIDLSQFDKEAPPPRLLTDEELCSLPEIERQLLAMAGIDVTEKERGGTFFQKDIGVVHCDVKQEGVEVIPLRKALEECDWIWDYYWQLVPVDADKYTAAAELELHDGYVIRALPGTKTIYPLQACMFIEKDNLQQNVHNIIIAEEGSELHIITGCATSHKTKRGLHIGISEFFVKKNAKLSFTMIHNWAEQMHVRPRSAARVEENGLFLNNYICMKPVQSLQMYPTTHLVGPNAIARFYSILVGTPGSVYDVGGRVYLNEPGNRAEIVSRAISNGGHIIARGHLIGRSPDIKAHLECRGLILNGGIIHAIPELEGHVDGVEMSHEAAVGKIAQEEIFYLMARGLTEDEATATIVRGFLNVDIPGLPPQLKAEIDKAVEQSDKDVM; this is encoded by the coding sequence ATGCATGATAGGGAACAATTCAGGGAACGCGCATTAAAAGCGGTAAACAAGAAAGCCGCAATAGGGGAAGACATAGACCTTAGCCAGTTTGATAAGGAAGCTCCGCCTCCCAGGCTTCTGACCGATGAAGAACTCTGTTCACTGCCCGAGATAGAACGCCAGCTCCTTGCCATGGCGGGTATAGATGTCACCGAAAAGGAAAGGGGCGGAACCTTTTTTCAGAAGGACATAGGCGTAGTCCACTGCGATGTTAAACAGGAAGGTGTTGAGGTAATACCGCTCAGGAAAGCCCTTGAAGAGTGCGATTGGATATGGGATTACTACTGGCAACTCGTCCCCGTAGATGCCGACAAGTACACTGCTGCGGCGGAGCTCGAACTTCACGACGGTTATGTCATAAGGGCACTTCCCGGAACCAAGACAATATACCCCCTTCAGGCATGTATGTTTATAGAAAAAGACAACCTTCAGCAAAACGTCCACAACATAATAATTGCCGAAGAGGGTTCTGAGTTACATATCATCACAGGATGTGCCACCTCTCACAAAACAAAAAGAGGCTTACACATCGGCATATCGGAGTTTTTTGTTAAGAAGAACGCCAAACTGTCCTTTACCATGATTCATAATTGGGCAGAACAGATGCATGTTCGACCACGTTCGGCAGCCCGGGTAGAGGAAAACGGGTTATTTTTGAACAATTATATCTGCATGAAGCCCGTTCAGTCACTCCAGATGTATCCCACCACCCACCTTGTAGGACCAAATGCAATTGCCCGTTTTTACAGCATTCTTGTTGGAACCCCCGGCTCAGTTTATGACGTAGGCGGGCGAGTGTACTTAAACGAACCCGGTAACAGGGCCGAAATAGTATCGAGAGCCATAAGCAACGGCGGTCACATCATCGCTCGTGGGCATCTAATCGGTAGATCACCGGACATAAAGGCACATCTCGAATGCCGTGGGTTGATACTTAACGGCGGTATTATACACGCCATTCCCGAACTGGAAGGTCATGTCGATGGTGTAGAGATGTCTCATGAAGCGGCCGTTGGCAAGATTGCTCAGGAAGAAATTTTTTACCTTATGGCGAGGGGTCTGACGGAAGACGAAGCCACGGCCACAATAGTCCGGGGTTTTCTCAATGTGGACATCCCCGGCCTGCCACCTCAGCTTAAAGCCGAAATCGACAAAGCTGTGGAACAGAGTGATAAAGACGTGATGTAA
- a CDS encoding DUF6125 family protein — protein MSQLDKEILIKMVMDGLRRTIIHYGLWFREVEHQLGMEKAFEVEDEAGDTSWAIMMNRLSRVLGFEVEEGIPVPLKEKSEDELLKLLDAVCVNWLANDGVWFQAVEKRYGMDYAKRCNDTCWTRFSPYEAYRIKKLLRMPEKPGLEGLRKALGLRLYARINRQSIEDVDDKTFIFRMNECRVQTARKRKGLPDYPCKSAGLVEYPAFARTIDPRIKTECIACPPDEHPDEWWCAWKFTITE, from the coding sequence ATGAGTCAACTTGACAAAGAGATCTTGATAAAAATGGTGATGGACGGGTTAAGGAGAACCATTATTCATTACGGCTTGTGGTTTCGGGAAGTTGAACATCAGCTCGGTATGGAAAAGGCCTTCGAAGTGGAAGATGAGGCAGGAGACACTTCTTGGGCTATAATGATGAACAGGCTATCCCGGGTTCTGGGCTTTGAAGTGGAAGAAGGTATTCCTGTGCCTTTAAAAGAAAAGAGCGAAGACGAGTTATTGAAGCTTCTTGATGCTGTCTGCGTAAACTGGCTGGCCAATGACGGGGTATGGTTTCAGGCCGTGGAAAAGCGATATGGTATGGATTATGCCAAAAGATGTAATGATACCTGCTGGACCAGATTTTCTCCCTATGAAGCCTATCGTATAAAGAAGCTCCTTAGAATGCCCGAAAAGCCGGGTCTGGAAGGGCTGAGAAAAGCACTGGGTTTAAGGCTCTATGCTAGAATAAACAGGCAATCCATCGAGGATGTGGACGATAAGACCTTCATCTTCCGCATGAATGAATGCAGGGTCCAGACAGCCCGGAAACGAAAAGGACTACCTGATTATCCCTGCAAATCTGCCGGGCTTGTCGAATACCCAGCCTTTGCACGAACCATTGACCCGAGGATAAAGACGGAATGTATAGCCTGTCCCCCCGATGAACATCCGGACGAATGGTGGTGTGCCTGGAAATTTACAATTACCGAATGA